A stretch of Chloracidobacterium validum DNA encodes these proteins:
- the efp gene encoding elongation factor P, which produces MLSTSDFKRGAYILVDGAPYLILDWTVQTPSARGAATLVRTRVRHVLTGAVLEKTFKSGDKFDEPDVDQREVQFLYESGDEYYFLDQETYEQYALPAAAMAAVTPYLTEQAQLKALFYDGTLVSVELPQFLEFEVVETEPGTRGDTAAGKVTKPARISTGASVKVPLYIEVGERIVVDTTTGEFARRAKA; this is translated from the coding sequence ATGCTTTCGACGTCCGACTTCAAACGTGGCGCTTACATTCTCGTGGACGGCGCGCCATACCTCATCCTCGACTGGACCGTGCAAACGCCATCGGCACGGGGTGCGGCGACGCTCGTGCGGACGCGCGTCCGCCATGTGCTGACCGGCGCGGTTTTGGAAAAAACCTTCAAGTCGGGTGACAAATTCGACGAGCCTGACGTTGACCAGCGCGAAGTACAGTTCCTTTATGAGTCGGGCGACGAATACTACTTTCTCGATCAAGAAACCTACGAGCAGTATGCGCTACCAGCGGCCGCCATGGCGGCGGTGACGCCCTACTTGACCGAACAGGCCCAACTGAAGGCGCTTTTTTACGACGGCACCTTGGTCAGCGTCGAGCTTCCGCAGTTCCTGGAGTTTGAAGTGGTCGAAACCGAGCCGGGCACACGCGGGGATACGGCCGCCGGCAAGGTGACCAAGCCGGCCAGGATTTCAACGGGGGCCAGCGTCAAGGTTCCGCTCTACATCGAGGTCGGCGAGCGCATCGTCGTGGACACGACCACTGGTGAGTTCGCCCGCCGCGCGAAAGCGTAG
- a CDS encoding SAM-dependent methyltransferase codes for MTQTPSPPPAAKAATDTDWFGTPYYALLYHHRDETEACLFIANLVRHLGLGPGDRVLDIGCGRGRHAICLHEHRLDVDAFDISPSCIAMAQPYANETLRFHVHDMRQPFADGGYRAAFNMFTSFGYFATDEENAQVVAAAAQALDPGGGFVLDFLNAHWVVPRLTPFSVQVVGGIRFEIRREYVDGFILKTIVFEDAGQRFCFVERVKDLRRPTLQAFFTAAGLRVDAVFGDYDLSAYTADASRRIILIGRKP; via the coding sequence ATGACGCAGACGCCATCGCCTCCACCGGCCGCCAAGGCGGCAACCGACACGGATTGGTTTGGAACGCCTTACTATGCCCTGCTCTACCACCACCGGGATGAAACCGAAGCCTGTCTGTTCATTGCCAATCTCGTCCGCCACCTTGGGCTAGGGCCGGGCGACCGTGTGCTCGACATCGGCTGTGGGCGTGGACGCCACGCCATCTGCCTCCATGAGCATCGCCTGGACGTGGACGCTTTTGACATCTCGCCGTCCTGCATTGCCATGGCGCAACCCTACGCGAACGAGACCCTGCGGTTTCACGTCCACGACATGCGGCAGCCGTTTGCCGATGGGGGCTATCGCGCCGCATTCAACATGTTCACCAGTTTTGGTTATTTCGCCACCGATGAGGAAAATGCGCAGGTCGTCGCGGCTGCCGCCCAGGCCCTCGATCCAGGCGGGGGGTTCGTCCTTGACTTTCTCAACGCGCATTGGGTTGTGCCCCGCCTCACGCCCTTCAGTGTTCAGGTTGTCGGCGGCATCCGGTTTGAAATCCGGCGCGAGTACGTGGATGGATTCATTCTCAAAACCATCGTTTTCGAAGATGCCGGACAACGTTTTTGCTTCGTCGAGCGCGTCAAGGACCTTCGACGGCCAACGTTGCAGGCTTTTTTTACTGCCGCCGGTTTGCGCGTGGACGCTGTTTTCGGTGACTATGACCTCTCGGCGTACACGGCCGATGCCTCACGCCGCATCATTCTCATCGGCAGAAAGCCATAA
- a CDS encoding phytanoyl-CoA dioxygenase family protein, with protein sequence MASHTTLDFDPTTLPWIDQPDADVEGYLATLSAAEQAQVGDALRSWRDLGYALFPQAVDQATIDAYLADIEELYDRRDCGALILGESFGIKPVRELSRDQLDAEHHLRLMDFHNHSIAGKKLALNRVAVTFLRHVFQAEVVAMQSLTFIHGSEQGTHQDFPYVVAQIPSHLAAAWIALEDVHPDAGPLGYFPGSHRIPKFNFGNGLFLTPESPLREDAFQRYLEATCAELGLEQRVFLPRKGDMFMWHAALAHGGLRVNNPRLTRRSFVVHYSSLQAYPRDRRAPDVIPKRWSWNGAYLYENPLLPEEENLFRRGAKC encoded by the coding sequence GTGGCGAGCCACACCACGCTTGATTTCGATCCGACGACGCTGCCCTGGATTGACCAGCCCGACGCCGATGTCGAAGGCTACCTTGCCACCCTTTCTGCGGCAGAACAGGCCCAGGTTGGGGATGCCCTGCGGTCGTGGCGCGACTTGGGTTATGCACTTTTTCCACAGGCAGTTGACCAGGCAACCATCGACGCATACTTGGCTGACATCGAAGAACTTTACGACCGACGTGACTGCGGCGCACTCATCTTGGGTGAAAGCTTTGGGATCAAGCCGGTCCGTGAGCTGTCACGCGATCAGCTCGATGCCGAACATCACCTGCGATTGATGGATTTTCACAACCACTCCATCGCTGGCAAAAAACTGGCTCTCAACCGAGTTGCCGTGACCTTCCTGCGCCATGTGTTTCAGGCAGAGGTCGTGGCGATGCAATCACTGACCTTCATCCACGGTTCAGAACAGGGTACGCACCAAGACTTTCCCTACGTGGTGGCCCAAATTCCCAGCCACCTCGCCGCAGCGTGGATTGCGCTGGAAGATGTCCACCCAGACGCTGGTCCGCTCGGGTACTTCCCCGGCTCACACCGTATCCCGAAGTTCAACTTCGGCAATGGCTTGTTTCTTACGCCGGAATCACCACTGCGCGAGGATGCCTTCCAGCGTTACTTGGAAGCCACGTGCGCCGAGCTTGGTCTCGAGCAACGCGTCTTTCTCCCGCGGAAAGGTGATATGTTTATGTGGCACGCCGCGCTGGCCCATGGCGGGCTGCGGGTCAACAATCCACGTCTTACCCGCCGCTCGTTCGTGGTGCATTACTCGTCGCTTCAGGCCTATCCGCGCGACCGGCGCGCGCCCGACGTCATTCCCAAGCGATGGTCCTGGAATGGTGCCTATCTTTACGAAAATCCTCTACTTCCGGAAGAAGAAAACCTGTTCCGGCGCGGAGCAAAATGTTGA
- a CDS encoding amidohydrolase family protein, with protein MRLGSSWRSFQWLALAGFSLALTLGAEAQQKLDIAPRATVAIRDARLVTVSGETIERGTLVIRDGRIAAIGASAPIPAGAQILDGKGLTVYPGMIDAGTSLGLVEIPAVAATVDQGEVGDYNPNARALVAINPHSAHVRVTRYNGITNVATMPDGGVICGQATFINLYGTSPQEMAVVPSLGLVVNFPRLNVGGGGPFAAFRQPPPANIAEAIAARNRRVEELRQVLREAADYGRAKAAAASDPKIPRPATNVVYESLLPTLRGETPVFFRADRAQDIRAVLAFAEDMGLRPIIVGGNEAWVCAAELKAKNVPVILTGVLDLPNREDDPYDVLYENAAKLHQAGVRFCISTGDNGAHVRDLPYHAGMAAAFGLDPKVALRAVTLSAAEVLGVSDRVGSLEVGKMANVVVADGDLLEPRTRVKYAFIDGRPAQLTSRHTELYEQFKERK; from the coding sequence ATGCGATTGGGTAGCTCATGGCGTTCATTTCAATGGCTGGCCCTGGCCGGCTTCAGCTTGGCTCTGACGTTGGGCGCGGAGGCGCAGCAGAAGCTCGACATTGCGCCACGCGCGACGGTGGCCATCCGTGATGCCCGGCTGGTGACCGTGAGCGGTGAAACCATCGAACGCGGAACCCTGGTCATTCGGGACGGCAGGATTGCCGCCATTGGGGCTTCAGCCCCGATTCCGGCCGGGGCGCAGATTCTTGATGGCAAGGGCCTCACGGTCTATCCAGGCATGATTGACGCGGGCACATCACTCGGACTGGTTGAGATTCCGGCCGTTGCCGCCACCGTTGATCAGGGCGAAGTTGGGGATTACAACCCGAATGCGCGGGCGCTGGTCGCCATCAATCCACATAGCGCGCATGTCCGCGTGACGCGCTACAACGGAATTACGAATGTCGCAACCATGCCCGACGGTGGCGTTATCTGTGGCCAGGCGACGTTCATCAACTTGTACGGCACGTCGCCGCAGGAAATGGCGGTGGTGCCCTCGCTTGGGCTGGTCGTCAATTTCCCTCGCTTGAACGTCGGCGGCGGCGGACCCTTTGCCGCTTTCCGGCAACCGCCACCGGCGAACATTGCCGAAGCGATCGCGGCGCGGAACCGGCGGGTCGAGGAACTCCGCCAGGTCTTGCGCGAAGCCGCCGACTATGGCCGCGCCAAAGCAGCCGCAGCCAGTGACCCAAAGATTCCCCGTCCGGCAACCAATGTCGTGTACGAAAGTCTGCTGCCGACCCTGCGCGGTGAAACCCCGGTTTTTTTCCGCGCTGACCGCGCCCAGGATATTCGCGCAGTGTTGGCTTTTGCGGAGGACATGGGACTACGCCCGATTATCGTTGGCGGCAACGAAGCCTGGGTCTGCGCGGCCGAACTCAAAGCCAAAAACGTCCCGGTGATTCTGACCGGGGTGCTGGACCTGCCCAATCGTGAAGATGACCCGTATGACGTGCTTTATGAAAACGCCGCCAAGCTTCATCAGGCCGGGGTGAGGTTCTGCATCTCGACGGGCGACAACGGCGCGCATGTCCGTGACTTGCCCTACCACGCCGGCATGGCCGCGGCTTTCGGGCTTGATCCCAAGGTTGCCCTGCGGGCGGTGACGCTTTCGGCGGCCGAAGTGCTCGGCGTCAGTGACCGGGTTGGTTCACTGGAGGTCGGCAAAATGGCCAATGTCGTCGTTGCCGATGGCGACTTGCTCGAACCGCGAACGCGCGTCAAATACGCTTTCATTGACGGCCGCCCGGCGCAGCTCACCAGTCGGCACACGGAGCTTTACGAGCAGTTCAAGGAACGCAAGTAA
- a CDS encoding amidohydrolase, whose amino-acid sequence MMLPRIHRLALLCVVLLLPGPGLQAQQKAKPATLIKNATLLTVTKGTLENSDLLIENGKIAKIGKGLTAPDGARVIDATGKYVLPGIIDCHSHSMLDAVNEGSLSVTSMCRIRDVLNPNDVDLYRALAGGVTALNLLHGSANAIGGQNQVVKIKYGRPIEEFLFPDAPPGIKFALGENPKRSNFRFPGQTQRYPNSRMGVEETIRDAFVRARDYKRQWDDYTAARARGEQVVPPKRDLQLEPLVEVLEGKRYVHAHCYRAEEILMLMNLAEEFGFRVRTLQHVLEGYKIAREIAKHGAGASAFADFWSYKVEAYDAIPHDAALMTRAGVIVSLNSDDDGRARRLNMEAARVMKYGDLNENEALRLITINPAIQLGIDRRVGSLEVGKDADLAIWTAHPLSVYARVETTLIDGEVFFDRQTDLARREALAKERAELEAAEVNRPQGGGAPPTIPARRRPAYSYSDNCMQTTKE is encoded by the coding sequence ATGATGCTGCCTCGTATCCACCGCCTCGCTCTGCTCTGTGTTGTCCTGCTCCTACCCGGTCCAGGACTCCAGGCCCAGCAGAAAGCCAAGCCGGCAACGCTCATCAAGAACGCGACCCTGCTTACCGTCACGAAAGGAACGCTGGAAAACAGCGACTTGCTGATTGAAAACGGCAAGATTGCCAAAATCGGCAAGGGACTGACCGCCCCGGACGGCGCGCGCGTCATTGACGCGACGGGCAAGTACGTCCTGCCGGGCATCATTGACTGCCATTCGCACTCGATGCTGGATGCCGTCAACGAGGGTTCGCTCTCGGTCACCTCAATGTGCCGCATCCGCGACGTTCTCAATCCCAACGATGTGGACTTGTACCGCGCGCTGGCCGGAGGCGTGACGGCGCTGAACTTGCTGCATGGCTCGGCCAACGCCATCGGCGGGCAGAACCAAGTTGTCAAGATCAAGTACGGACGCCCGATTGAGGAGTTTCTTTTCCCCGACGCCCCACCAGGCATCAAGTTTGCCCTTGGTGAAAACCCCAAACGCTCCAACTTCCGCTTTCCGGGACAAACCCAGCGTTACCCCAACTCCCGCATGGGGGTGGAAGAAACCATTCGGGATGCGTTTGTCCGGGCGCGTGACTACAAACGACAATGGGACGACTACACGGCCGCCAGGGCGCGCGGGGAACAGGTCGTCCCACCCAAGCGCGACTTGCAGCTCGAGCCGTTGGTCGAGGTCCTCGAAGGCAAGCGGTACGTTCATGCCCACTGCTACCGGGCAGAAGAAATCCTGATGCTGATGAACCTGGCCGAAGAGTTCGGCTTTCGGGTCCGGACGCTCCAGCACGTTCTGGAGGGCTACAAGATCGCCCGTGAGATTGCCAAGCACGGCGCGGGCGCATCGGCGTTCGCCGATTTTTGGTCTTACAAAGTCGAAGCCTATGACGCGATTCCGCATGACGCGGCGCTGATGACACGCGCCGGCGTCATCGTCTCGCTCAACTCGGATGACGACGGGCGCGCGCGGCGGCTCAACATGGAAGCGGCGCGCGTGATGAAATACGGCGATCTCAACGAGAACGAAGCGTTACGGCTCATTACCATCAACCCGGCCATCCAGCTTGGGATTGACCGGCGGGTGGGTTCGCTCGAAGTCGGCAAGGACGCCGATCTGGCCATCTGGACGGCGCATCCGTTGAGCGTCTATGCGCGGGTTGAAACCACGCTGATTGATGGCGAGGTGTTTTTCGACCGGCAAACCGACTTGGCGCGACGTGAGGCGCTGGCCAAGGAACGGGCCGAACTCGAAGCCGCCGAGGTGAATCGGCCGCAGGGGGGCGGCGCCCCGCCAACCATCCCGGCGCGGCGGCGGCCGGCCTACAGCTACAGCGACAACTGCATGCAAACGACGAAGGAGTAA
- a CDS encoding amidohydrolase family protein, translating to MLKSTFSVLLCLLLGSALGSPAVAQSERPGDVTPPRAYAIVNARLIPVAGPPIERGTIVIRDGLIVAVGADVKPPADVRQLDGTGLTVYPGLIDAVSHVGFQSGPPAAAPTGIARATPGTPPATVPVGGLANSIRPTGFQPELLAAELVRTNGDGLEPARQAGFTTALTVPRDGIVMGRSAVIALGAGSPRDMVIRTPVALHITFRVVSGSGYPNSLMGVFSMVRQAFLDAQQYQAHWAAYRANPRGLKRPADDPSLEALLPALSRDLPVVFHADTEREIIRALDFAQEFNLRPIIAGGREAEKVTDRLKAAQATVLLSLNFPKRATSFTPEADPEPLSLLRARVAALKTATALHNAGIPFAFQTGGLTPADAISNVKKAVDNGLPAAEAIRALTLRPADIFGLADRLGTLDVGKVANLVAVRGDLFDAKRRVAFVFIDGAMVNLRGTNVTPTEISGTWETKGLTLTFSRDNGELKGKARSGDKDLELRELRLGLDEDASLSTVRFVADLPREGGAKPATFTGKYTGDELRGAFVVDGRSEAELVFKRGTAPPSTPGTAAGGNGAATFDFTGTWNLVVSFGPQSLPATMTLRQEGTSLTGTLSLGPLGTATLSNGRVTGNRMEATAQVDFGGRSIELQLSGTGNGNSLEGSVVSPQGTASISGTRPQ from the coding sequence ATGCTCAAGTCCACATTTTCGGTTCTGCTTTGTTTGCTGCTGGGCAGCGCCTTGGGGTCTCCAGCAGTTGCCCAGTCCGAACGGCCCGGCGACGTCACGCCGCCCAGGGCGTACGCCATTGTCAATGCTCGGCTCATTCCGGTTGCCGGCCCTCCGATTGAACGCGGTACCATCGTCATCCGCGATGGACTGATCGTCGCAGTCGGCGCCGATGTCAAACCGCCGGCCGATGTTCGCCAGCTCGATGGCACGGGCCTCACCGTCTATCCCGGCCTGATAGACGCGGTCAGCCATGTCGGCTTTCAGTCTGGGCCGCCGGCCGCGGCTCCCACCGGCATCGCCCGCGCGACACCCGGAACGCCGCCGGCCACCGTGCCGGTCGGCGGACTGGCCAACTCGATCCGCCCGACCGGCTTTCAGCCAGAGCTACTCGCGGCGGAGCTGGTGCGGACCAACGGCGATGGACTTGAGCCGGCCCGCCAGGCCGGATTCACGACGGCATTGACCGTTCCGCGCGATGGCATCGTCATGGGGCGTTCGGCCGTCATTGCGCTGGGGGCAGGCTCACCGCGTGACATGGTCATCCGTACCCCGGTCGCCCTCCATATCACCTTTCGCGTCGTGTCGGGCAGTGGCTATCCAAACTCGCTCATGGGCGTCTTTTCCATGGTGCGCCAGGCCTTTCTCGACGCCCAACAGTACCAGGCGCACTGGGCGGCCTACCGCGCCAATCCGCGCGGGCTGAAGCGCCCGGCCGATGATCCTTCACTGGAAGCCCTGCTCCCGGCGCTCAGCCGTGACCTCCCGGTGGTTTTCCATGCCGATACGGAACGTGAAATCATCCGCGCGCTCGACTTCGCGCAGGAATTCAACCTCCGACCGATCATTGCCGGGGGGCGTGAGGCCGAGAAAGTCACCGACCGCCTGAAAGCGGCTCAAGCGACGGTGCTCCTGTCGCTCAACTTCCCAAAACGCGCCACGTCCTTTACGCCAGAAGCTGACCCAGAGCCACTGTCGCTACTGCGCGCCAGGGTAGCCGCGCTCAAAACGGCCACGGCGCTCCACAACGCCGGCATTCCATTTGCCTTCCAAACCGGCGGACTCACTCCGGCCGACGCCATCTCAAATGTCAAAAAAGCTGTAGATAACGGACTTCCGGCGGCTGAGGCCATCCGGGCATTGACCCTGCGTCCGGCTGACATCTTTGGTCTTGCCGACCGACTTGGCACGCTCGACGTCGGCAAAGTCGCCAATCTCGTTGCCGTTCGGGGCGATCTTTTTGACGCCAAGCGCAGAGTCGCGTTCGTGTTCATTGACGGCGCGATGGTGAACCTCCGCGGAACGAATGTGACGCCGACCGAAATCAGCGGCACGTGGGAAACCAAGGGCCTCACACTCACCTTCAGCCGCGACAACGGTGAACTCAAGGGCAAGGCGCGAAGTGGCGACAAAGACCTTGAGCTGCGCGAGCTACGGCTGGGCCTGGATGAAGACGCTTCCCTGTCCACGGTCCGCTTCGTCGCCGACCTGCCACGGGAAGGCGGGGCGAAGCCGGCGACCTTCACCGGCAAGTACACTGGCGATGAGTTGCGGGGCGCATTCGTCGTTGATGGTCGCTCCGAAGCCGAACTTGTTTTCAAGCGGGGAACCGCGCCGCCCTCCACCCCCGGCACTGCCGCCGGTGGCAATGGCGCGGCGACGTTTGACTTCACCGGGACGTGGAATCTGGTGGTGTCGTTTGGGCCGCAGAGCCTGCCGGCAACCATGACCCTCCGGCAGGAAGGAACAAGCCTAACCGGGACGTTGAGCTTAGGGCCGCTCGGCACCGCCACGTTGAGCAATGGGCGCGTCACCGGTAACCGCATGGAAGCCACCGCACAGGTTGATTTCGGGGGACGGAGCATCGAACTTCAACTCAGCGGCACCGGTAACGGCAATAGCCTGGAGGGTTCGGTTGTCTCCCCCCAGGGCACGGCATCCATCAGTGGGACGCGCCCCCAGTAA
- a CDS encoding oxidoreductase, with translation MRQSPQTWFITGVSTGFGLELSKLLLEQGATVAGTVRRMEDLAAFEALAPGRAHAFRLDLTESHTIAPLVAHVLERLGTVDVVVNNAGYGTAGAIEEVTEEQIRRQMEVNFFGALSVMRAFLPHLRQRRQGWILNLSSIAGVIANPGLGMYCASKFALEAVSEALAKELAPLGIKVVIIEPGPFRTDFAGRSLVVAPALPDYAATAGAMRRYFEQADGKQAGDPVKAARAMIDLVNMPNPPLRLAMGNRAVDLIRAKLESQMAELTQHEAWARSLDYDPS, from the coding sequence ATGCGTCAATCACCCCAGACATGGTTTATTACCGGCGTTTCGACCGGTTTTGGGCTGGAGCTTTCCAAGCTCCTCCTCGAACAAGGCGCGACCGTCGCCGGCACAGTGCGGCGGATGGAAGACTTGGCCGCGTTTGAAGCCCTCGCGCCCGGGCGGGCGCATGCCTTCCGTCTCGACCTCACCGAAAGCCACACGATTGCCCCGCTGGTGGCACACGTCCTCGAACGGCTTGGAACGGTGGATGTCGTCGTCAACAATGCCGGTTACGGCACGGCCGGCGCCATCGAAGAAGTCACCGAGGAACAGATTCGCCGCCAAATGGAAGTCAACTTTTTCGGCGCGCTATCCGTGATGCGCGCCTTTCTTCCCCACCTCCGCCAGCGACGCCAGGGGTGGATTCTGAACCTCTCCTCGATTGCCGGCGTCATTGCCAACCCTGGGCTGGGGATGTACTGCGCCAGCAAGTTTGCTCTCGAAGCCGTCTCCGAGGCCCTGGCCAAGGAACTGGCCCCATTGGGCATCAAGGTGGTCATCATCGAACCGGGGCCGTTCCGAACAGACTTTGCCGGGCGGTCGCTCGTCGTGGCTCCGGCCCTCCCCGACTATGCCGCCACGGCCGGCGCCATGCGCCGTTACTTCGAGCAAGCCGACGGCAAGCAGGCTGGCGATCCGGTCAAAGCCGCGCGCGCCATGATCGACCTAGTCAACATGCCAAATCCACCGCTACGCCTGGCCATGGGGAACCGGGCGGTGGACCTCATCCGTGCCAAGCTCGAAAGCCAAATGGCCGAACTGACCCAGCACGAAGCCTGGGCGCGCTCACTCGACTACGACCCAAGCTAA
- a CDS encoding DUF5942 domain-containing protein, with product MNPYFWNGLQHALAGLGCAWGFFVLTKLAAGRPSADLPEPDGKPAGSHVWFWGGLVMGSSALFFVPAHIGRPGTWVDWLWQFTHYPVPDWDILWLGMPWHRWFLTHSALVPFVVIGLTFEHRLWRAAGYGLAIGIASHLAWDAITQGSRTPIVFLPDGLALRGEAARLWLLINAAIAFGIAVITARQHPMRPA from the coding sequence ATGAATCCGTATTTCTGGAACGGCTTACAGCATGCCCTCGCCGGTCTGGGGTGTGCCTGGGGCTTTTTCGTTTTGACCAAGCTGGCGGCCGGCCGTCCATCGGCCGATCTGCCCGAACCCGACGGGAAGCCTGCGGGAAGTCACGTTTGGTTCTGGGGAGGCTTGGTGATGGGTTCGAGCGCGTTGTTTTTCGTCCCAGCGCATATTGGTCGTCCGGGAACCTGGGTGGATTGGCTCTGGCAGTTTACGCACTATCCGGTGCCGGACTGGGACATTCTCTGGCTGGGGATGCCCTGGCATCGGTGGTTTCTGACGCACTCGGCGCTTGTGCCATTTGTCGTCATAGGCCTGACCTTCGAGCATCGGCTGTGGCGCGCGGCCGGCTATGGGCTGGCCATTGGCATTGCCAGCCACCTGGCCTGGGATGCCATTACCCAGGGAAGTCGGACGCCCATCGTTTTTCTGCCGGATGGTCTGGCCCTGCGGGGAGAGGCGGCGCGCTTATGGTTGCTCATCAACGCTGCCATCGCCTTTGGCATTGCGGTCATTACCGCGCGCCAACATCCCATGCGGCCCGCGTAG
- the gap gene encoding type I glyceraldehyde-3-phosphate dehydrogenase, translating to MAVKVGINGFGRIGRNILRTALGHGDIEFVAVNDLTDSKTLAHLLKYDSILGNLTNHTVAAPDDDTIAVDGHPIRVFKVRNPAEIDWASTGAQIVVESTGLFTNKDKAIGHLRDSVKKVIISAPAKQEDLTIVLGVNEAAYDPAQHHVVSNASCTTNCLAPVAKVVHESFGIEKAIMTTVHSYTNDQRILDLPHDDLRRARAAALSMIPTKTGAAQAVELVMPELKGKFDGIAVRVPTPNVSLVDVTFQVEKATDKAGVNAALREAAEGKLKGILGYSEEPLVSIDYRGDDRSSIADGSFTRVIGGHLIKVLAWYDNEWGYSCRVRDLIKFMVEKGI from the coding sequence ATGGCAGTCAAAGTTGGCATCAACGGGTTCGGCCGCATTGGTCGCAACATTCTTCGGACGGCGCTTGGCCACGGCGATATTGAGTTTGTCGCCGTCAACGACTTAACGGATTCCAAAACCCTGGCGCATTTGCTCAAGTATGACTCCATCCTGGGCAATCTGACCAATCATACCGTTGCCGCGCCGGATGACGACACCATTGCCGTTGATGGGCATCCCATTCGGGTGTTCAAGGTTCGCAACCCGGCTGAAATCGACTGGGCTTCGACTGGCGCGCAAATCGTCGTCGAGTCAACCGGTTTGTTCACCAACAAGGACAAAGCCATCGGTCATCTGCGCGACAGCGTCAAAAAAGTCATCATTTCCGCGCCGGCCAAACAGGAAGACTTGACCATCGTCCTGGGCGTCAACGAAGCCGCCTATGATCCGGCGCAGCATCACGTTGTCTCGAATGCTTCCTGCACCACCAACTGCCTGGCACCGGTGGCCAAGGTTGTGCATGAAAGCTTTGGTATCGAAAAAGCCATCATGACAACCGTGCATAGCTACACCAATGACCAACGAATTCTCGACTTGCCGCACGACGACTTGCGGCGCGCACGCGCCGCGGCGCTTTCGATGATTCCCACTAAAACTGGCGCAGCGCAGGCCGTCGAACTCGTCATGCCAGAACTCAAAGGCAAGTTTGACGGCATCGCCGTGCGTGTGCCGACACCAAACGTCTCACTGGTGGATGTCACGTTTCAGGTCGAGAAGGCGACCGACAAAGCCGGTGTCAACGCTGCCCTGCGGGAAGCGGCCGAAGGCAAACTCAAAGGGATTCTGGGTTACTCCGAAGAGCCGTTGGTTTCGATTGATTATCGCGGTGATGACCGGTCGTCCATTGCGGATGGTTCGTTTACGCGGGTCATTGGCGGCCATTTGATCAAAGTGCTCGCTTGGTACGACAACGAGTGGGGATATAGCTGCCGCGTGCGCGACTTGATCAAGTTCATGGTCGAGAAAGGCATCTAG